Genomic segment of Populus nigra chromosome 14, ddPopNigr1.1, whole genome shotgun sequence:
AGCAGCAGTGTAGCAATTAATTAGCTTGTAGGGAACGCGgtttaaaatattgattaataaaacaaaattactttaatatattttaaaacaaaagaacaCTTTATTTAtcgagaataaaaaataaagagattatcATTATTTCACCTTGACATTCTTTATCAAGAGTTCATACTAGGACGTTTCTTTATCAGGAATTTAGAATAATCTGTGAATCGATCCCTGATAAAGCATGTCGCGTCACATCTCCACGTATAGTGGATACTGTTTGGACCatgtttcataaaaattttaattttttttattaaaatttaatttttttatattttaaattgttttgatgcgctgattttaaaaataatttttttaaaataaaaaaaatatcattttgatgcatttcagcacaaaaaacattttaaaaacaaccacaaccacacatCCAAACAGacattcaatatatttataagtaattaaaaaacaaccattattgTCTTCATAAAAAGTTGGTTGTTTAGGAACCAGATTTTGATCATAAGTAACATCATGAACAGCTTGCATGACATTGATAACTCCATGGCATATATCCTCCTTGCACTTGTGCCACAGTTATTGTCTGAAAAACATAAGCACATGCGAGAACAAGGTTTCGGGTATATCTTTTTTGTTCGCCATTATAGCGGGTCGACCAGAACCTGAactcaaaatattgtttttattcagGGCAGGGCCATGGCCATGGCCATGGCGTGTATTAATTTTTGTCCAAATCATAGCACTATGTGTGGTAATAAGATGGTGGGCGGCTGTGGCCACCGTAGTTCGCCACCACTGGGGACAGTTAGGGATTTCCAGGACGGTATAATCAAGTGTCGCCATCAAAACCTTCTCAGGAAATGCACAGAGAAGGCATGGCATGCATGGTATTGAGAGCCAGTGCACGTTGTGAACATGGACTGTCTAGCCCATTATTAtagtttcttgaatttttaatgcAATCACCTAATCTTTCTTGCTCCTCCTAACAACCTCATAGTGTGTTTGTTGAGCAAAATAATCAAACCCTTCAAACATCAAGATAGAGATGGAGGGATAGAGACATCATTTTGTTTAATCCTTGTCATGTTACCTGTGGTAGACGGcgggttaaatatttttattttttataaaaaaaattatatatataggttttttttaatgtatttttgtaattcaaaaaatttaagtgcaaattaaaaaatttatacacacatgtaatcaaataaaacaaagaactatgtgtgataataaataaataaaagatcattaatgacatataaaaataaaacttgaaaaactaagaaatagatagatgtagatcaagatatttaatatcgtAAGATAGAACATTTACCCGATTATGTGTTGCAAATTTTTGTtcgttaaaatatttttttatttaattaaacgataatagaaatagacaaatatattaaattgattgaataaaataaaaggaaaacaagaaTGACATGCAAGcctatatttattataaatatcttctgaaaataattttttttattttcaaaaatatagttCATGGAATTCAGCgatctctctctcctctctcaatcaggaaataaaaaaataacaaaacaaacttttatatcaaaataaaattggaaaaatgttaagggattgaaattgaataatttgcGTGATTGTTTAAGTTGGAGGACTAAAATGTATCTTTTTCAAAACTTATATCTTGCCACTCATGTGTAccgtatttttcattttaatccccCCTCTTCTAACCTTATCCTTtcgtaaaaatttaaaatcaaatattttttaattaagattaaatcgcttaaaaaatcatatgaggactaaattgaaaaatacaaaattttacaCACCCCATCcaccataaaataaaagggatgaACAGTGAAGATAATATCCAGTGAAAACACCACAACTGCTATTTATACATCACTTGAAAATGCTGGTGACGTGCTagatgggattttttttctccctgTCCTTTTCATATCGGATTTTAATTAAAgtaaatgtgaaaaagaaaataaaaaggtattTATGAATTTATCATCTCAATTATGAATcaacaagacaaaaaaatattccaagatGGCCCTCGATGTCAGAAAAATACACCATCTATCACATGCTTGTGGATTGCGATTCAATACTTTAAAACTAATTATAAGACTTTTTTCTCAAGGTAGGGAGGGCTAATTTAATAATTGCCTGCAAAGAAAAATCATGCATTTTGATTCAACAACCACTCATCCTCTTGATTCTATTGCCTCCCCATCGCTTTAATGATTAAGACCATCCAATCTCACGtatatacatgcatgcatgcatgcatgcatgcatgtatgtatttatatatacacGTATGTATGCATGGTCCAATCAAATTTCACACGTAACAAAAAGCTAAAATTACCGCAGTTACAAGCAAGTGAAACTCACTCACCTGTACAAACGATACTGTGATCCCATCGGACACGGATATAACATGCGAATTGGTCGTAGCAATCCATGTCAAGTGAACACACACCAGATTCTGCAGGATATGGCACGGATTCGACATTGCTTGCCTTGTAGTGACGAGAAAATACactactccttttctttttcttttttcttttttcttttcctttttgtctTATTACTTAGCATACTCCCCCATCATTTTATACAgtgtaattaaattaatctttgAATTATATGTCAAAcatttatgaaaaacaatttctccAAAACCATTGATCAAGCCAAGCCCAGAAAATTGATTAGAATGCATCCGGATTTTCCTGATACCAATGCATTACCGTAAGGTTTTTAAAAGTGTTGTAatgattgattttcaaaatattttttattttaaaatacatttgaataatatatatttttaattattttttatatcagcacatcaaaatgataaaaaaatataaaaatatttttaaaaaaaatatacttttaaaacataaaacaaactaaatatatatatttttcttaaataaatttttattgattcaCATGTTACCACCAACAATCTATTTgtcatatatataaacaatatagTAGTATTTCACCGTGTTTTTAAACTTGGATTGGTTAGCTAGATTTTAACTCAGCCGTCTcgagttgggttttaaaaatattatataagaatTAATATGGTTAAACTTGAATTATATAAAGTGTCAACTAGCAATTTAgttatgattaattaaaatctgatttaatttattttaaaatataaaataacattgttttagttattttttaattaataaaacttatttttatggACTTGGATTAATTTAAATCCATATAACCCAAAACTTTACCTTACCAGGTTTAATGATTTCAATAGCTGATATTCATGCGTACCTAGTCTTGAGAACATTTTGGTAATTAAATTAGAatgatattttctaaaaatttaaaatcttattagGTCAAAGTTAATAATTTAGGATTTTATCTAATAAACTCATGACACGTATCATAGAAAGAATCACAGGTCAGGCCTTAAACTAGGCGTGATAACGATAGGAGGAAGAAGATACTAGTACCCTATCCTTCCTTAACTTTATTACAGAATAATGTCCGGTGTCCAATTTGGTAATTTCAAAACTAGCTTTTCTATTCTCgatgttatttttcattttgatttcacTTTCCTCTGTCAGCTTTGCTGCTCTGACAGTATGCTATGCACAGAAAAGAGCAAGAAACTGcaacagaacaaaaaaaaaaaaaaaacaataaaaagcaaACCCCATAAACACTcttcaaaaaccctaaaacaatcTCTCTCCTCCCTTCACTTTCATGGAAAACCTCCCACATTCTCAGCACCCAAACATGCTCTCGAAGAAACTCTTCACGAACCCCAGCAAAACTGTCTACGACGACGTATTTGGCGGCCCTACTCGTTTTGGAGGAGCCCCTACCCTGTCTCCTCGAGTGGAAGACTACAGCGAGATATTCGGTGGCTTTCACGCGCCACGTGGAGCTTCCTCTTCGATTCCAGTGCTTGATCTCCCATTGGTGGATAATGAAGCAGCCGAAGATGTTTTCTTTGATGTTAGAAGCTGTTCTGGGTTTGATTATAATGAGGTTTTTGGTGGGTTTAATGGCTCTGACTTTGCTGCTTCCTTCGAGGAGTTGATGATGAAGCAATCTGACGGCCGCGACTTTTCCTCTGATGAAGCTTGGTATGGTTATTTTGTGCTCTTAAAGTTAgctttttaaagtttttctggggtttttgttttcatgtaaaaataatgtcattgtttttctttgtttttaggTGTCTTATTCCTAGtgtaaattctgtttttttttagtatttttcagcCTTTTCAAAGCtaagttgatatatatatatatatatatatatatatatatatatatatatatatatatatatatattgtgcgCGCGCGTGCGCGTGCGCGTGCCTGTGCCGATTTAAAATGTAATATTGGAGATTACGGTATATGGGAAGTTAGCATGAGGTAAACTATATGaggtttaattttgaaattttagcttCAGTGATCATGGATCGTGGTGTGATCATGCATATGTTGGTGCTTTGTGAAGTTCAAGGCTGGATGATCAGATGCTCTGAGGAgaaatttgtgttattttctgaaaaatacgaggtttttttttcccatggaATTGAGCATTACTTTTAGTGTATGCAAGCATAGCTAGAAGCTTCTTCAAGGAGATTGTGCCCTTTGAAAATTAGGAGTTgtgtttattttgaaaatgattagTTAGTCATGAAAATCTTGATGCTTTGGTTGCAAGCTGATGTGGTTGCTggctgtttattttatttgatttcttgaaTTGTTTTGTGGGTTCTGTATGTTTGTTTCCATCGAGTAAAAAGTGATGGCATCTTATTTGGTATATCCCCCAGCAAGATAAAATCTGATAGTAgaatttggtttttctttttactcaTTCATAGGACACCAGAAGACCCTGAATATCTATCAGAAGACTCAGATAATTATACAAAGAACCAATGCTTGTCGAATGGTGACTCTCACGAGTCCATTGATGGGATCATGGAATTTaacatatcatatcataaagCTACTCAAAGCAGCAACAAAGATATGCCAAATGGAATTACATATGTGACTCAGCCACTTGATGTTCCTGGATATGCTTTTATGGTTGATAAAACCATGTCTTTGCCAAAGTCAGATGACGAGCACCCACCTCTGCAGGTGAGTGATGATGGCCATCTCAATATTGATTTCACTGGGGAAATGTTGGGGGCAAAGAAGCTTAGGAAGACCATGTCACATCCGGCTAATGGTAGCGCTGATGATCTAGTTTTTGGAAATGAAGTTAGACCTCATAAGGAATATGTCCGCAATGGCTCTCTTCCTAATGAGACGTTTGTAACTATTTCTCATGTCAGCCTTAAAACTCACCCCTCTCAATTGCCACCACCTTCTAGACCACCGCCTGCATTAGATGTCAAAAAGAGAGATTCTTGTAAATCAACTTCAAACTGTCAAAGCGCTGCTTCCTCAGGGAGTGCTGGTGACAGTTCTCCACCTTACTTTGATGTAGAGGTAGATGCAAGTTCCTCTGCTGCTGCCTCTGCTGCTGCTATAAAAGAAGCTATGGAGAAAGCTCAAGTCAAGCTGAAAAGTGCAAAAGATTTGATGGACAGGAAGAGGGGTGGTTTTCAAAACCATACAAAATTGGGTTCAAAAAATGACAGAAAGGATAGAGAAGGTAGGGTGGTTAAGATTGTTGATGTGTCTGGTAGTACAAAATATGAAGGGGTGCAAGGCACTTGTGAAAGTGAAGAGAACGGAATGGATGACAGGCAAAAGGTTAAAATTCCAGATTCTTTAGAAGGGAAAAGGCATCAAAACGCAGCAAAAATGTCTTCTGATGAGAAGCTTGGAAGGGAATCCTTGTCATCTCAAGGATCCGATAAAATTGATGAAGCTAGTGAATGGAAAGAAGCTACTCAATTTTTTGAACTGGTGAGAACAAATGTACCCAGAAAAGTCATTGACTTGTCAAATAATGATAACATTTTTCTGCAGAACACAAATATCCATGAACAAAGGCAGAAGGTGAAAAAGGTGGCCATGGAAGCATCGCAGCAGCAGCTAGAAAATGGCAAGAAAGTACAAGCAGTTACAGCAGATCATGAACTGGAGGAATATGCCAAGAACACTAAAGTATCAAAACCAGCTCGTGACCTGGGGGGGAGCAATGGGAGATCAGAAGCTGCTAAAGTGGCACACAGAGAGAAAGGGCTTGAGAAGAAGGTACAAGTAGCTCAAGAGTTTCTTAGAGTGGAGGATGAGGAGAAACTTAGAATGGACAAGCAGTCTTTGGAAACTGATAAGAGACGAACTAGAGCTGACGGGTCACAAAAACATGAGCTCATGGGAGAGGTTCCACGAGCACAAAGTAAACATGAAGCTAAGCAGACTGCAGAGGACAAGGAGAAAGAGCCTTGGCTGAAAGAGGCTGTTAGAAGTGTGGAGAATGAGAAAATATTCATTCGTAAAAAGGAAGGTGGTGAAAGGAGACAAAGGAGCACTTTtgagaaggaagaaaatgaaaagaagctTAAAGCAGCTCTTGAACAATTGGAAAATGAGAGAAGGCTGAAGAAGGAATTGGagcagaaagaaaaggagaagaggaTAAAGGAGGCTCGTGTGAGGGAAGAAACTGAGAAGAAGCAGAGAGAGGCTTATGAAACacaagaagaggagaagagattAAGAGCAGCTCTTGAGCAGGAAGAAAATGAGAGGAGATTGAAAGAGGCTTTGGTGAAGGAGGAGAATGAGAGGAGACTGAAAGAGATTCATGAGAAGGAAGAGTATGAGAGGAGACTAAGAGAGGCTGCTGATAGAGAGGAGAATGAGAGGAGACAAAGAAGGATTcgtgaaagagaagaaaatgagaagAGATTAAACAAAGCTCTTGAGAAGGAAGAGAATGAGAGGAGAATACGAGAGAATGAGGGGAGGCTGAGAGAAGCTCatcaaagagaagagaaagagaaaagattaaaagaagCTCGTCAAAGAGAAGAGAATgagaaaagattaaaagaagCTATTGAgcatgaaaataagaaaaaacagagagaggctaatgaaaaagaaggaaatgaGAAGAAATGTAAAGAGGTTTTTGAAAATGAAGGGATTGGAGACACTCTAGAACAGGAAACAACTGAAAAGCAACTAGAAGAGACAAATGAGCAAGATGAAAGTGGCAAGTTAAGAGAGACTCCAGAGGGAGAAGTAAGTGAACTAGGAACATGCACATCAGAAGAAATGGGGGATGCATCCAAAGAGACCTGCAACTTGGAAAACACTGAGGTGAAGCTGAAGGATGGCTCTGAGAATGATAAACCAGGGATACTAAATGAGATGGGTGAGAACTGCAGGGTAGTGAAGCAGGCATGTAAGACGGAAGTCAATAGGAACCTTGGATCAACTAGATTAGCTGGCAAACATGAGGGGAAGAATGGAAAACAAGAAGTGACTGAGGAGATTGCTCATGAAGAAATTGGCAAGGTACCTCCAGAGCTGAAAATCAGTGACAAGGAAGAAGCAGTTGAAACCGTGAGCACACAGGCTGGTGGAAAAACAAAAGTGTCTGGTTTGGCTCAAGGCAACTTAGAACATGAAAATAATGTAGTGGAAGATGATGCTGTGTCAGTTTATGGTGATGAAAGGACGAGGAAAGCAGGGGAAGCTGGAAATGGCACTGGACGAAAGAGCATAGAGAAAACTAAGAAAGCCTCGCAAGTAGAATCTGATATCGCAAATCAAGGGAAGGAATTTGGTCAGGACAGGACCGACAGAAGAAAGAATATCTCCCAGGCAGTTGCTATGAATCATGAAGACAGAAAGGAAAATTTCATGTCAACTGGAGCAGTGAAAAAATCAGTTGAGACTGGAAGGAAAATAGAAGCTGCTCAGCCAGCTAATTTAGAAGCAAAAGGAAGTACCCCGGGATCAACTCAGCAGCTTAATACAAgtgaaagaaaagtgaagaatCTCAATAAGACCCTATCATCAGAGGAAAAAGAAGTTGAGAGgatgagaagagaaaaggagcTGGAAATGGAACGTCTTAGAAAGCTagaagaagagagggagagggaaaaagaaagagaaaaggacaGAATGGCTGTTGACAGAGCAGCGCTTGATGCTCGTGAAAGGGTACATTTCGAAGCTCGTGATAGGGCAGAACGGGCTGCTGTGGAAAGAGCAATAACTGAGGCCCGTGAAAGGCTAGAGAAGGCCTGTGCAGAGGCTAGGGAGAAGTCATTAACCGATAACAGATCTTTAGAGGCCAGGCTCAGGGAACGTGCTGCAGTAGAGAGAGCTGCTGCAGAGGCACGCGAGCGTGCTTTTGGAAAAGTAATGTCTGAAAGGACTGCTTTTGAGGCAAGAGAACGAGTAGAAAGATCTGTCTCAGATAAATTCTCTGCTTCTTCCAGGAATGGTGGAATGGGACCTAGTTCTTCACCCTCAGTATATAATGGTATGTACACTGTTTAAACTGGAATTTTATACAAAACTTCTTACACACCTTTGCACACATTTGTTTTATCCTTTATTGCTTCTGAACCATGTATCCCTGTACAAAAAGGTTCCTACTATATGGAGAGATCTGAAGGGGTGGAAGGTGAGTCACCTCAAAGGTGTAAAGCAAGGTTAGAAAGGCATAGGCGAACAGCTGAACGTGCGGTATGAATTTCTTCCTACAGAGTATATAGCAATCAATTGCTTACATCAAAGGAGTTCGTCTGTAATGTTTTGGCTTTATGGCAGGCAAAAGCTCTAGCGGAGAAAAATATGCGGGATCTTCTTGCTCAGAGAGAACAAGCAGAGAGAAATGTAATGATTTTTCACGAAGAATGTTTTGAACTTTCGAACTTGCTCTGCATATCTCACATATAATTCCAATCTAATTTTTCTTGCAGAGATTAGCAGAAACTCTGGATGCTGATGTCAAGAGGTGGTCCAGCGGGAAAGAAGGAAACTTGCGTGCATTGCTGTCAACTTTACAATACGTATGTTGTATTCTGTTTGCATCATTTTAGGAATGATGAAGTCTTCTGGTTTCCTTTAATGCTTATAAACtgtaattaatttaagtttttgctGCTACACCCTTTTTTGGataatatataaagataaaactTGAATGAATATTTTATATAGCCAAATTACTACGAGAAGGTGCATCTCTTTTGTGTTGTTAAGGTGTCTGGGTGGAGTTTCTCTTGTTTAAAACTCTCCACCAGCTAGTTcacttcatttccttttttaggttttcttgATGTTTAGATTTCTGGCCTCCTTTCTTCAGTTTTCATTCAATCTGGCCTGTACAATGttacttgaaatatttttttgtggcaGATCCTTGGGTCTGACAGCGGCTGGCAGCCAATTCCATTGACTGAAGTAATAACTTCAGCAGCTGTAAAGAAAGCTTACAGGAAAGCCACGCTTTGTGTTCATCCTGACAAATTACAACAACGGGGTGCAAGTATTCAGCAGAAGTACATATGTGAGAAGGTCTTTGATCTTCTGAAGGTACTGTTTTGCACGTTACTTCCAACAACTTCAGTGATTATTGAAACTAGAAAATATGCTTGACAAGATCACAAAATCATTTTTCAGACAACAtctcttgtatttttattgttggaaAATAGCCTTTGGTACACATATGGAAAAACCTTCACGGAAAGATCTCTAGTTCTATGCCTAGACTCTTCTCATTAGGTTAGAATTACTGTGCTTCACTCATCCCCATCTGTTGGGGCTGCATTCAGCTCTCTCACTAAATGGTCATCAGTGTTCAGTTTTCTGTAGTGCTTAAAAACCTCTCGATagcttttctatttttcacGAGTCAAAGTTACAGTATGTATTCCATCCAAACCATAGTTTTGTTCTGCCATCAGGCCGAGGCAGCAAAGTCTGACCATGGAGATTCTCGCTAATATCTGTATTCTTATCATTTTATTgctggtttattttcaggaggcTTGGAACAAGTTCAACTCAGAAGAGCGGTAGCCTGAGCTTATCATATCTGTGCCATTTACTTGTTCGCAATTGACAGCTCATTCTGTAAATACATTCGTCTTGTAGGTAAATATCGTTGAGTCCATCAGACACTTCATTATCTATTTGCAGTTTGAGAATGTAATTTATGCTCAAAGGGAAATAGGtaagaaacaaatataattcaatGCAAAGTGGCCAATTTGTATTTCAAACCTGCAATCCAATCAAGTTTCCATGCAACAAGATTGCATACGAAGGAGACAGCCTTGAAGGCTTGGCcctatttaatattaacatgtccAGTCACAGAAGTGAACAAATTAGCAGAGGGAGAGGTTTATCGTTGTTATTTTCGGGCCAGACCAGGTAGTTGGTCGGATCCTAATTACAATCTCTTATATTCTTCTCTGATTAAAATGTTTACGAAAAAAAGGCTTCAAGATGCTCATCTCGATCACTCTAAATGAATTTCATTTCCTGCAACCACTTTAATAGTAATTGGATAAAAGTTGAGAAAAGGAGCATAAGATCAGGCGTCGATGACTAAAAAGAGAGCAAGCATGTTATGTTTGATGGAAAACATGATGATAGTGGCATGCATGGCAACTGAGGATCTTGAGGAAAACAATTTCAGTGATCAGCAAACGTGCAGTAGTGATCAAGGTTGCTTCCATGTAATTATTAATGAATCGGGCCTTTAACAAGAGTTGGTAAAATCGCATCATAACACTAACTGCATTTCTGCTTTTTCTATGTTGGGCTTGGAGAtgtgatgatttatttttgaagaattcatataaaaaaaaaatattttttatttttttgaggtgTGGTttatattatcaatattttttaaaaaaaccaactatATCTTTAAACTAAACACATACTAATACGAGGGTCAAGAAGTTAGTGACTTTCTTTTTAAGTATAGATCCAACCTCATCaccaaattataaataaataaataaattagatagaTAAACTCAGattaattcataatattttaagatttttttttaaaaaaattaaaattatgttttattttgtaaaaaaaaaacaagtcttaGTTAGTTTTTACCGAGTATTTGATTAATTCGATAAATTTTTAGTCAGTTGACATAAACTCAGCAAAGGATAAATCCTAGATCGGTGAGTTACgttgaaaaagtttaaaaacactatttttccACGGAACTGATCACTGAGCTGAGCTCATACAATTTCTCACTACTgaataataatatgaaagtaGAAAAATGTCAGAAGTGGGATTTGAACCCACGCCCTCTCTCGAAGACCAGAACTTGAGTCTGGCGCCTTAGACCACTCGGCCATCCTGACGTGATGCTTCTCTGTGGTTCTATTTAATCCTTGTATTAATTAGACTTTATTTTCATCATGGAACCTGCATATCCCGCGTTAAGAACCTGGGAGTGAACTGTGAAGTTGTCAAAAACGCAGAAATGGTAATGTAAACCTGGAGAGTAAAAACAGAtcgtaaaattataagaaatgttTTCTTATATATGGTTCAAGTACCTTAGATTACATAATTGCTTTTTGAGAATTCTTTATTGAATCATTGTCTGCTCTAAATTACTTGATGTTACAAGCATCTGCAGAACAAAAATGGAGAATTTGAGCTGGCCTTGTGTTGATATTCAACGGTACTTTACTGACAAAACAGAAGCAAAATTAATCTTGATCAATAAAATCTTGCAGCAGCAAATGACTGCTGCCAATTCAAGCCATTAAGAATCATGTCCTGGAATAAAGGAATTAAAGTAAAAGGCATCAGCTGAACCAAAGCAATTAGCAATAAACTGGGAGTTAAATTCATGGATGTATGGCATAACAGTGCAAATAAAAGATGGCACAAGTAAATTCCCTCATTTTTCCTCCCCACACCCAATAAAGAaagtgtgtgagagagagacaAGAACAAGcacattttctttttgtcaatGCAATATCTGTGGCACTTCAAGTCTTGTTCTTGAATTGAGGAAGAATCAAAAGGGAGCTAATTTGCAGAATACAATAAGAAATAGTAAAACTTGACGATTGATTTCCACCTAACAAGAACCAGCCACCCCCTTTAAGCAAGCAAACAGACTCTATCTTTGACAGGGATGAGAATAGAACTTTCTCGGTCTCAGTAGCTGCTTATGGATCCAAGGAAGGCCAGGTGCAGGTGCAGGTGCTTATATTGACATCCTTGTTCCTTCCTCAAACTCCCCAATGACCCCAAAACAGAGGGGGGAAATCCTCCTAGCTTCTATCTAGAACAGTTAATTAGTACCCATATCTACAGTAGAGGGCTGAAGTTGTTTGGATCTCACGGTGGCTGGTGGAGAGGACGTCAAGATGATTTTAGTCGGATTTTGTCtccgttttttattttttaaatcgatTTTATAcgataaatttatattaactcATAAAACTATTAGATTTTACAAGTTCattcatgattttaacaacATTACCGAGTATTTTCACTTTGATAATTAGCCTCCAGCCCTTCCCTgtcaaattaaaacttaattcaGGGATATTctcagttatatatatatatatatatatatatatatatatcttatctTATCTTATCTATTACccctattaatttaaaaaattatatattcatattttattcatcaTTTTTCAGTTATCTACATGGATATTTATTCcataactattatttattattcaacttATTAACATGGAGGCATCCCATGTTCAAATCCTTATCATCCATTCATCCTCacaattttagattttagtGCTGGTTTATGTGAATTTTAGTTTTGGAGTTGTTTAATCTTATCAACCatgattatagttattaaatttagcttAAATTAGTGTGAAATTGATCGAATTTTACCCAATtaaccccttttttttctttttttttccaaaacaattttgatttaataggCGCCGTCCACTTTCATAAGCCATTTCTTCCCCTCATTtgttaataaagaaataatcaCTCCCTCTTCATATTTGATGACTCCTAAACCCCATTCGCTGTCCATTTGTTACCGTTTCTTTTGTTACCCTGACTTCTCCGCCAGAACATCCATTCACGGTTATTcgaaagcaaccgcaaccatcTACCTTCAGAACCGTTATGTTCATACCGGCAACCTGTTCGATGAATTGCCTCACAGAGACCTCTACTCCCTCAACTCTCAACTCGCCTCCTATTCTCGCGATGGAAACTTTCTTGCCACATGGGATCTCTTCTCTCGCATTCATTCTGCATTTCCTGACCTTGATGCTTACACCTTTACGCCGGTTCTCCGTGCATGCTCGGCTTTGCCTGACACGAAGTGTGGCAGACAAGTCCATGCTTTAATGATTAAGACAGGCACGGATTTGGGAACTATAGCAAAAACTGCAGTAATGGATATG
This window contains:
- the LOC133673474 gene encoding auxilin-like protein 1 isoform X1 → MENLPHSQHPNMLSKKLFTNPSKTVYDDVFGGPTRFGGAPTLSPRVEDYSEIFGGFHAPRGASSSIPVLDLPLVDNEAAEDVFFDVRSCSGFDYNEVFGGFNGSDFAASFEELMMKQSDGRDFSSDEAWTPEDPEYLSEDSDNYTKNQCLSNGDSHESIDGIMEFNISYHKATQSSNKDMPNGITYVTQPLDVPGYAFMVDKTMSLPKSDDEHPPLQVSDDGHLNIDFTGEMLGAKKLRKTMSHPANGSADDLVFGNEVRPHKEYVRNGSLPNETFVTISHVSLKTHPSQLPPPSRPPPALDVKKRDSCKSTSNCQSAASSGSAGDSSPPYFDVEVDASSSAAASAAAIKEAMEKAQVKLKSAKDLMDRKRGGFQNHTKLGSKNDRKDREGRVVKIVDVSGSTKYEGVQGTCESEENGMDDRQKVKIPDSLEGKRHQNAAKMSSDEKLGRESLSSQGSDKIDEASEWKEATQFFELVRTNVPRKVIDLSNNDNIFLQNTNIHEQRQKVKKVAMEASQQQLENGKKVQAVTADHELEEYAKNTKVSKPARDLGGSNGRSEAAKVAHREKGLEKKVQVAQEFLRVEDEEKLRMDKQSLETDKRRTRADGSQKHELMGEVPRAQSKHEAKQTAEDKEKEPWLKEAVRSVENEKIFIRKKEGGERRQRSTFEKEENEKKLKAALEQLENERRLKKELEQKEKEKRIKEARVREETEKKQREAYETQEEEKRLRAALEQEENERRLKEALVKEENERRLKEIHEKEEYERRLREAADREENERRQRRIREREENEKRLNKALEKEENERRIRENEGRLREAHQREEKEKRLKEARQREENEKRLKEAIEHENKKKQREANEKEGNEKKCKEVFENEGIGDTLEQETTEKQLEETNEQDESGKLRETPEGEVSELGTCTSEEMGDASKETCNLENTEVKLKDGSENDKPGILNEMGENCRVVKQACKTEVNRNLGSTRLAGKHEGKNGKQEVTEEIAHEEIGKVPPELKISDKEEAVETVSTQAGGKTKVSGLAQGNLEHENNVVEDDAVSVYGDERTRKAGEAGNGTGRKSIEKTKKASQVESDIANQGKEFGQDRTDRRKNISQAVAMNHEDRKENFMSTGAVKKSVETGRKIEAAQPANLEAKGSTPGSTQQLNTSERKVKNLNKTLSSEEKEVERMRREKELEMERLRKLEEEREREKEREKDRMAVDRAALDARERVHFEARDRAERAAVERAITEARERLEKACAEAREKSLTDNRSLEARLRERAAVERAAAEARERAFGKVMSERTAFEARERVERSVSDKFSASSRNGGMGPSSSPSVYNGSYYMERSEGVEGESPQRCKARLERHRRTAERAAKALAEKNMRDLLAQREQAERNRLAETLDADVKRWSSGKEGNLRALLSTLQYILGSDSGWQPIPLTEVITSAAVKKAYRKATLCVHPDKLQQRGASIQQKYICEKVFDLLKEAWNKFNSEER